A stretch of the Methanotorris formicicus Mc-S-70 genome encodes the following:
- a CDS encoding DUF166 domain-containing protein, whose translation MKIGILSEGKYGERVHKVIGKKFNCDFIKVKYSGEFDDIKIDKDILEKLEDYDLFITYTTNPDLTYELVRQIRKINKNAFVIVGAWKGGGFKKQLEGFGNVFCPNLMCEIDESVLKNYLDEFPQLNKFLRYFGRPKVKIILENNKIKDIEILREAPCGSTSETLKEFIGKEINEKTLKNIGLRVQHFCRASKIRLFVDNECKKIKAGEIIVQSVKEGLIKD comes from the coding sequence ATGAAGATAGGCATTTTAAGTGAAGGAAAGTATGGAGAAAGGGTACATAAGGTTATAGGAAAAAAATTTAATTGTGATTTTATTAAAGTTAAATATTCTGGAGAATTTGACGACATAAAAATTGATAAAGATATTTTGGAAAAATTAGAGGATTATGATTTATTTATAACCTACACCACAAACCCAGATTTAACCTACGAACTCGTTAGGCAAATCAGGAAAATAAATAAAAATGCATTTGTTATTGTTGGTGCGTGGAAAGGAGGAGGGTTTAAAAAGCAGTTGGAGGGTTTTGGTAATGTGTTTTGTCCAAATTTGATGTGTGAGATTGATGAGAGTGTTTTAAAAAACTATTTGGATGAATTTCCACAATTAAATAAATTTTTAAGATATTTTGGAAGACCAAAGGTAAAAATCATACTTGAAAACAATAAAATAAAAGACATTGAAATTTTGAGGGAGGCACCGTGTGGCTCAACCTCTGAAACTTTAAAAGAATTTATTGGCAAGGAAATTAATGAAAAAACCTTAAAGAATATTGGTTTGAGAGTCCAGCATTTCTGCAGGGCATCCAAAATTAGATTATTTGTAGATAACGAATGCAAAAAAATCAAAGCAGGGGAAATTATTGTCCAATCTGTTAAAGAGGGATTGATTAAAGATTAG